The following are encoded together in the Vigna angularis cultivar LongXiaoDou No.4 chromosome 9, ASM1680809v1, whole genome shotgun sequence genome:
- the LOC108346687 gene encoding protein NRT1/ PTR FAMILY 5.4 has protein sequence MTNLLRQLRHLFFNSKTLLLCIGALSVSYTIVEFSVLSSMMDYWKYSKVEEDLRKSAILTNLQDGLSSVLSIFASLISESYTGPLTMITICAAAAIEGLMLLWTSDSSVSGALYAAILFLALGKSGQTLLGSFLKNKVEEILEEREKSEIKDGSIEKQNEQDLICTILTNTWLLVPLVVGYVVIVFADFADQDYYYLFRSSAILMGGCYLLFLFGRTKYSHEQLLDESNLGKIFRICKAACERRRSDYPTSPNCYYWKGNVRTNLCYDHDNGLRLKPRVPRLFRWLDKAAILNQKDSKYPEVSPDTQERNGKVCTVEEVREVKSFVPMIYLCFTFFAYSLLVATGNTFFVAQASNMKPTKGYDISKLFLIKTGMRKVSQFIFFWIVNGLRSMRTAGFTSKRFTVTTSIISIGFGMVCAVICCVVAWKVELQRLSLTKYGQEELKSPTRALVPQFILLGMTEALVEGGLKLLYVAHVEKALWSFTDSYTELLNGIGKLLFFPLVVTFSGSWFKESIDNSHVDRFYLMLGILNAALLQIFAYYSFNYTYKEICPKDDHADQPETTTLRTKTEKRKEKKSLHSTVSKFHGGRGRETLPELCDEELCLDGASTLPTQSEKPESLAEASTLQNVLAASRCVSAPTKARSCLSRCLPQCRHRCSTGYALVALSLCHCRAVAAP, from the exons ATGACGAATTTGTTGCGTCAACTCCGTCATCTATTCTTCAACTCTAAGACCCTCCTACTCTGCATCGGCG CTTTGTCTGTAAGCTACACCATTGTGGAATTCTCGGTGTTGTCATCTATGATGGATTACTGGAAATATTCAAAGGTGGAGGAGGATCTACGAAAATCTGCTATCTTAACAAATCTACAAGATGGTCTATCGTCTGTCCTTTCCATTTTTGCTTCTTTAATTTCCGAATCATATACGGGTCCCTTGACTATGATCACAATTTGCGCTGCAGCTGCCATCGAG GGTTTAATGCTACTATGGACATCGGATTCTTCAGTATCTGGTGCGCTATATGCAGCTATATTGTTTCTTGCATTAGGGAAAAGTGGTCAAACGCTTTTAGGaagttttcttaaaaataaggTGGAAGAGATacttgaagaaagagaaaaaagtgaaataaaggATGGAAgcatagaaaaacaaaatgagcAAGACCTCATATGTACAATTCTTACAAATACGTGGTTGTTAGTTCCGTTGGTTGTTGGATACGTGGTAATAGTGTTTGCTGACTTTGCCGATCAAGATTACTATTATCTCTTCAGATCCTCTGCAATTCTCATGGGAGGGTGCTATCTTTTGTTCCTCTTTGGTAGGACGAAGTATAGTCACGAACAATTACTTGATGAAAGCAATCTAGGGAAGATCTTTAGAATCTGCAAAGCAGCTTGTGAAAGACGAAGATCAGATTATCCAACGTCTCCGAATTGCTATTACTGGAAGGGTAATGTGCGGACCAATTTATGTTATGACCACGATAATGGACTGAGATTAAAGCCACGAGTTCCACGGCTATTCAGGTGGTTGGACAAAGCAGCTATACTTAATCAAAAAGATTCTAAATATCCTGAGGTGAGTCCTGACACGCAAGAAAGGAATGGGAAGGTTTGCACAGTAGAGGAGGTGAGGGAAGTGAAGAGCTTTGTTCCTATGATATACCTCTGCTTTACCTTCTTTGCTTACAGTTTACTCGTGGCTACTGGGAACACTTTTTTTGTTGCACAAGCAAGCAACATGAAACCTACCAAAGGTTATGATATCTCTAAACTCTTTTTGATCAAAACCGGTATGAGAAAAGTGTCGCAATTCATCTTCTTTTGGATTGTGAATGGCTTGCGTAGTATGAGAACTGCAGGCTTTACGTCGAAAAGATTCACAGTAACGACTTCGATTATAAGCATTGGTTTTGGCATGGTGTGTGCCGTAATTTGCTGCGTCGTAGCGTGGAAAGTCGAGTTACAGAGATTGTCTTTGACAAAATATGGACAGGAAGAACTGAAAAGCCCAACCAGAGCCTTAGTTCCGCAGTTTATATTGTTGGGAATGACGGAGGCACTTGTTGAGGGGGGTTTAAAGCTTTTATATGTTGCCCACGTAGAAAAAGCACTGTGGAGTTTTACTGATTCGTATACTGAATTACTGAATGGTATTGGCAAACTCCTCTTTTTTCCACTGGTCGTAACTTTCAGTGGCAGCTGGTTCAAGGAGAGTATCGATAATTCCCATGTAGATAGATTCTATCTAATGTTGGGAATATTGAACGCTGCCCTGCTTCAAATTTTTGCTTACTACTCTTTCAACTACACATACAAGGAGATATGTCCCAAGGATGACCACGCTGATCAACCAGAG ACCACCACGCTACGAACCAAAACGgagaaaaggaaggaaaagaaatctCTCCATAGCACCGTGAGCAAGTTCCATGGCGGAAGAGGAAGAGAAACTCTCCCGGAGTTGTGTGATGAAGAACTCTGCTTAGATGGCGCCTCAACCTTGCCGACGCAATCGGAGAAGCCGGAGTCCCTCGCGGAGGCGTCTACGCTGCAAAACGTCCTTGCCGCATCTCGCTGCGTCTCGGCGCCAACGAAGGCGAGATCATGCTTGAGCCGCTGCCTCCCACAGTGTCGCCATCGCTGCTCCACCGGCTACGCTCTCGTCGCACTATCGCTTTGTCATTGCCGCGCTGTCGCCGCGCCATAG